The Nocardia sp. XZ_19_385 genome window below encodes:
- a CDS encoding GAF domain-containing protein, with protein MPTREQALNNAFVRLADSLVADYDPVEVAQDLIETLAEVLPGTAAGVLVADHLDRLQVLAATSEEPRLLELLPAPAVEPGPSLTAFGEGRQVRLADLGAESSARWPGFAEHARARGWAAVYALPMRLRGERIGVLKLFCPARAGLSEADIAAA; from the coding sequence ATGCCCACCCGAGAGCAAGCCCTCAACAATGCCTTCGTGCGTCTGGCCGATTCCCTGGTCGCCGACTACGACCCGGTCGAAGTGGCCCAAGACCTGATCGAGACCCTGGCCGAAGTCCTGCCCGGCACCGCGGCGGGTGTGCTGGTCGCCGACCACCTGGACCGGTTGCAGGTTCTGGCCGCCACCAGCGAGGAGCCCCGGCTGCTGGAGCTGCTCCCGGCCCCCGCCGTGGAGCCCGGCCCGAGCCTGACCGCCTTCGGCGAAGGCCGGCAGGTGCGGTTGGCCGACCTGGGCGCCGAGTCCTCGGCGCGGTGGCCCGGATTCGCCGAGCATGCCCGCGCCCGCGGCTGGGCCGCAGTGTATGCGCTGCCGATGCGGTTGCGAGGTGAACGCATCGGCGTGCTCAAACTGTTCTGCCCTGCCCGCGCCGGGCTGAGCGAGGCCGATATCGCTGCCGCC